The region CCGCCATTTGCAATGTGGTTCAGACAGAAATCAATCAATAAGGTAGACAGACATGAATTATTCATTTGGAGAGCTGGAGATGGAAGGAAGGTAGGTAGGACGCACCTCAAAAGGCTGCTCCAAAGTGAAATTCACTGAGCAAAAACAAGGTGTTGTTCTGTTCCAACTGTAGTTTTTGGCACAAGTGAAACAGGGGCTTGACATGTCCACACCAGTGTAATCAAGCTGAAAATCAAATGCGCATgagaattaaaaaatgcaaaaaattgcACAGTAATGCAAAACATGTCTGTATATTTGGGGGTCATAATGTAGTGGAATTCACTTGTAAATGGTTACCAGGAAATGCAATCATCTTGTAACGATGAAAAGTTACTTGGTATCAGGATCTTTTTAACTAGAGTAAAcagtttaataataaataactgaAAATAAATAGAACACTTTGATACTGCATGCAAAGATGAATCTTGAGTCTAGAAAGAAAATCTATTTGTGCTTATTTACTTAGCAAAACAActttaacaatatattttacacTGCGCAAAAGCAAATAGGTGTatttaaattagatttaaaacaCACACTTTATGCAATATTTATCTTAGCTTGAAATGTGAGTAAATTCTCTACAATTCCAGGAACATAGCCATTTGTAATCAGGTTTTACTGTAACCCAGCTGACATGCTAAAAATAACATCTTAGCAAATACTTTCGATTTCTGCATACATTTGTGCCATTGTcaacaatcaaaaaaataagcaatttaAAAGGTGATACTCACTTCAAACTCTTTAATGTTGTTTGAAGTAACATAGAGGCCGATGCCAATGGGAATGAAGATGAGACCAATGACGAAGAATGCGGGCAGCACGGTTCCAGCCGTCAAGATGGGCTGCCAAGCGGGTAGCCTCTGTTGTTTAAAAGCCGTATTATCTGGCTTCTTGCTTTTTACGGCCCCACCACCGCCATGGTTCGAGGGGCCCGAGTGGTGGCCGTCCTCTTCCTTAGCGTTATAGCTCGACGCCATCATGGCTGTAATCGGCTTCGAGTCAATATTATTACTGCCTTTCGGTTTGTACCTTTAGTTTCGAGCTGAGGGAAACGTcgtaaaaaatcacaaaaagagATCTCAAATGTATCTAATTTCGTCTAAAATGCATTAATTGAATTACTTTTAGTAATTCCATCCTACACGAAGAAGCAGGAAGTATACAAGAAGGAGCTAATGTTGATGTCACCAGACAGGAGGATGACGCTAAGGAAGGGTGGATATCCTATGAGCGCTATGATACAACTGGGAGGGGCGTCAAAGCCTGTCGGCCATTTTAAGACAGATATTGTAGCCACATAACATTAAAGTGCCAAAATCATATGCATGTTTTCCAAGTAAAAGAGAAATAGCAACCAGTGAACTTTAACATGTATTGACATTTCAAAACTGCACACTTATGTAATAAATTATTgccaaatatatattaaatattcatgGGTGTTACACAGAGAACAAATTGTACacaatcccatttttttaaatagccttTGAAAACAAACTAGCAATCTAGCTgtaaaattttgatattttgtataATAGAATATTGAAAGAAGGCTGAAGTGATGAAACACTATTCTTCAGTGGTGTATTCATGCATGGAGGACTTTGAGGAAGCCGTTCCCTAAAAGATGAcataaaaatgtcatcaaaCATTCAAATTACAAATATTGGACTTTTTATGATTTAAAGTTTTTAGCTTCGGCTCAACGTATGTTTCATGTAAAAGATTTTTTATCAGAAATGATAGCAAACAactgcaatttttcaattattgcggccatgtttggtccaTATTAACAGTAATATTTGTTAAACGtttaaaaagtacatgaagTACATATATTGAATGGCTATACTCAATATTATGGCTAGAAATAAAATATCCCACTTATTCCTCTTTAAGTAGAGCCTaatctctctatatatacacaatatCTATATGCATTAGCGACATTTAAACACAATAGAACATGTATATTAATTTATGGAACTTACCAGGTACAACGTATGCGCAGAAAATGCTTGGTCACCGGTGTTCGATCCCCATCTCCAGCGAGTTTCACTTGTCCCAAGTGGGGTTTTCTTCATATTCTTGCAGGTAATTTTAGGACGTGCAAAGTTATAGCTATGCAGAGGGAGACTTCGGGGTACTGGGTCGAAAACAGACTTCTGCTTGAATGCGTCTTTGTCCTTACAGTGagcacaaaagactggggatgCCGTCGGACCGCGGGGAAGAcagaacttgtttttttcttcgtaACGCCTGTGAGCGCCACTGTGTTGCTCTGAGCGCTCTCGTTTCCATGCAAAGTGAGTTGGCGTGATGGCCATCACCTGCAAGGAGGCAAGGAACTGCCATCAAATGCAGTGGAAAGGTGCCAGGAGAAGCAGTACTTCGGCGCATATTGGAAGGCGGGGTGGCCCAGTTGAAAGATTTCCATGTGTTAAATTGAGGTCGATAAACGTTGGGTTGTTCGGCCATGTTGTGAGCACTAGCACTCCTTCCAAgtcagaattattattattagaattgactacttatttattttcttgactacttattatgggtaatatctaagagaaagagtttaatatttaagtaatgcttatatctaagtactgtttaatatctaaatagggTATAACATCTAAATAGGgtataatatttaagtactgtttaatatctaagtactgtttaatatctaagtactgtttaatatccaagtactgtttaatatctaagtactgtttaatatccaagtactgtttaatatctaactactgtttaatatctaagtactgtttaatatctaagtactgtttaatatctaagtactgtttgaaaacagtagatatttagatattaaactcttatgaatataattttgagagctggtttcaacagtacttagatattaaacagtacttagatattaaacagtacttagatattacacagtacttagatattacacagtacttagatattacacagtacttagatattaaacagtacttagatcatgtgactacttatttattattattattatttattgattatttgttggTTTGTTATTATTACATGTGCACATTGGGGTGAAGCTTTGAATCTCATTACATTTTTGAACAAGGAAGGAAATTAGCTTACCTGTTCACAGTAGCCTCTGCTGACAGCAGCTCTGAAGTCAATACGTGCCCAAAGTTGGTCTCTTTGCCTGAGAAATTGTGGAAACTTCCTTCTCCATGTTTTACCCAAAGCCCATGGGaaaatttcacatttattttcctcttcatcttcctccatAGTGTTGGCAAGGTGcctaaaatgaattaatgtgaGGTTAGTTGACACGTTTTAGGTATGTTTTTCGAAATATTATTGGAATAGTAGAAGAAATATTAGCAGCAGTGTAGCcgaagaccaaacgtccgagcaccctaatTTGGCGTAGCTGATAAAAAGTAGTTTGTAATCATCAAAAAATGAAGTATTCAGCAGCTATACCCTCCATAATGCATTAACATAATGTAATAAAACTTTCCAAAAACTTACAGTGCGATGAAAAAGTTATTCTTGTTGTATTCAGCAAGGGTCAAATGTGACCTTTTGAAGTAAataaaaaccatggccagaagatactgaaaaaaaacacaatttggaacatgaatatttatatttttatagcataaatGTATCTGCTTACCTTGTCTGTCACTTTAAAGCAAATGTCCATCAACAAAAACTTGTGAATAAAACCATCATCTGGAATAAAATTAATCTGGATTAGTTTGAGGGTAGTCAGTAGATAGTGGCGTGTATTTTGCTCACCTAAAAGTTTTAAATATGAGGTCATTTCCTCCTGCTCAATGAAAATGAACTTGGGTATAGATGTTTTCTGAACGTTAGTGACAATCTTGCTGCGGCtttttggtggactttgttCTTCTAGCCAATTCCTAATTCTTTTATAACCCAGTCTTTTCCATTTGAGAGGGTTATCTCTGGGGGTTACCCCAAAAATGGGGGAGGTACGACACATTTGTTTAGTTGCTTTCATCATCTTGACCTGTTGAGATGGTCTACTGAGATAAAGAGAAGACAGAAATAATTACCGAAACACGACATTGTAATAGCGACAGAACGTCATTAGTTGCTAACGTTAGCTTGAAGCTAACCAGAAATTTCAACACGACCGAACTCTATTAGCTGTTAACGTTAGCTCTAGGTTAACCAGAAATACCAAGCGCACGTAATTATGgcaccaaaaaatgaatataatgtgCTCGAAGACGGTAAAAACAGTAATATTTACTTGGTCGTGAatttttgaaaagttggtgACTGCGCTCATTCCAGGCGTCGCGCAAAAGACCAGATGTAATTACGGCCACCTGCTGAATAAGGTTCCCTCTAAGGGCAATAGGAATTTCGAAACTTTACTATTTTATTTGATAATTTGCCAATATTGAGGACATGTAATGAAGGGGGATAacagcaaattaaaatgtattttcgcCCCAATTCTAACAAAGCTATTACAACATTATTAAATTGAATCGAATTGCATTGAATGTATTGTAATTACACAAGTGTAATGACATTTACAGCTTCACctgaagtgcacaaatgacaacaacaaacagaggCACATagtaataagaaaataaaaaagtagtcaaaataacaagtagtcacaacataaataagtgggGAAGTGCTCAAATAACCTataaaaacaccaacaaaatcaaaatacaGTAACAAATCCCCCCTTTTTAAAGACCAGTTATAAAGCATCAAAATAAGGTTATTAATACATTGTTTAAAGATAATATTTTGCATAAATAAACCTACACAGCAAATAAAGTTGTGATGAATTAGGATATATTACTTGATTTCTagacttttttgtgtgtaattaCACATGTATTGTTTTAGCTGGCCAATAtttcttattatattttttacttattttggtTGCTTTGTTGCAGTACCGTCTCTCTCCAAAAAATATACTTGTACCAACTATAAAAAGGTAGCTGAAGCCAACCCCCCTTTACCCAAATGAGCTTATGTGCTTACAAGTAGGTGAGTTTTACACGCTTTAACATGACATGTTTACTTGCCTGAGGATCCACAGGAAAGCCTCGCTAATCTTTTCAGCTGCTCGTCCAATGTCGGATATACGGCGCCCTGTTCCTTAGCACGCCACGGGAAATTCCTACAAAAACATTGAGAGACTGGCAGACTTAAATTAATCATCTTTAACAAGCGGCAAGATCAtgtaaaatgggatttttggaCATATTTCAGTTGCAACCTCCCACGGAGAGATTTTATTGGATTAAACCGCTTCTGTCGTCCGACAAAGCAGGTGGTTGAAGACCCCAAACCCCCCCGAGATGACGTACGAGTAAGTGTACGATTGTGAAAATACGAAAAATGGGATGTTCACCATCCAGAGGGAACAATTTGGTCCATCTGGGGTCCTTACGGCGAGGCAGAATGTTACCCGCCGCACCCCGAGAAGCTCATTTACCAGACGGAGATCATCGCAAAGGTCTCGTGGCGAGGGATGGCGAGACCAAAGACAGAAAAACAACCATCCGAAAAGCTATCGTCACAAAGGATGCTAACCCTGCACCACAAGGCCCAGAGTTAAAGAAACCGGATAAAGCCAAGGTACAAACAGACCATGGCGGAACCGTACAGAAAACTGGAAGTAAAGAGGAGCTGACGGACAAAAAATCAGGCAAGAAACCCCGAAAACGAGGTCCAAAAGCGCCGAAAAAGACTGAAAAGGAGTTAGCGAAAATCGATTTCCCGGAGATGTTGGTCAAAGCCCACCAAGCTGCTTATGCCTTTTTAAATCCCAGTGTAAACAAATACGATGTGGTTCTGGGTCTACTGGAACAAGCTACTCAGACACAAGCGTTCATGCAACCTATGGTTTCTTTCATGGCTTTACGCTACGAGGAAATGATCCGGGCATTGGAAAAAATGGCCGACGAGGGTGAAATCCTGTTAAGGGAAAACGGGGATCAGCTTGCCTGGCCTCGCCAAACTAAAAAAGTGTCACTAGCGGGGACGACGGCGTCTTTAAAGACTGTTTCGGCAAGTGAAGCGCCGCCAGATTTGTTGCAGCAATTGCTTCAATACACCGCCCAGAGGATGCAGAACGTTAGCCAGACGGTAGCAGGACTCGGGGATTCCGCCCTGGAAGAAGCCGTGGACTACTTTGCTTCTGTTTCCGAGCTTTTGGAGGAAAAGCTAAGAGTCAAACGGGCCGTGGAGGGGAGAATAGCGCGAGTGGCGTCTCGGTTGGAGTTGGCGTCGCTACGTAAACTCGGCCCGGAGGATTCGGCGCTATTTAGCGAGGATAGCGGCATCGGGGCGGAAAGCGAATCCTTGGCCGGGTCTGAAAAGCATCACAGAAGTGCTAGCGGTGGATCGAAAGAAGGTACTCATGTCGGTTTGGTGGACAATAGCTCTGTGGTAGGAGCGCCGGTTAAGAATCCGGCACCCCGAATAAGTCCAAGTGCTTCCCTAACGTCGTTGAGCTCTTTGGCGTCCATTTGCGCCATGATGTCCAACGCACAGGGCGAATCGTTGCTAGGATCGGCGTCCTTGGATGATGGTGAAGAAGACGAGTATTGTAAGAGCGAT is a window of Stigmatopora nigra isolate UIUO_SnigA chromosome 13, RoL_Snig_1.1, whole genome shotgun sequence DNA encoding:
- the spdya gene encoding speedy protein A, with the protein product MMKATKQMCRTSPIFGVTPRDNPLKWKRLGYKRIRNWLEEQSPPKSRSKIVTNVQKTSIPKFIFIEQEEMTSYLKLLDDGFIHKFLLMDICFKVTDKYLLAMVFIYFKRSHLTLAEYNKNNFFIALHLANTMEEDEEENKCEIFPWALGKTWRRKFPQFLRQRDQLWARIDFRAAVSRGYCEQVMAITPTHFAWKRERSEQHSGAHRRYEEKNKFCLPRGPTASPVFCAHCKDKDAFKQKSVFDPVPRSLPLHSYNFARPKITCKNMKKTPLGTSETRWRWGSNTGDQAFSAHTLYLGTASSKSSMHEYTTEE